A single window of Modestobacter italicus DNA harbors:
- a CDS encoding sulfate adenylyltransferase subunit 1 codes for MAAPIDVHSAVAEAAAEIAHARKDILRIATAGSVDDGKSTLIGRLLFDSKAVFEDQYAAIERASRGDYVDLALLTDGLRAEREQGITIDVAYRYFSTPRRTFILADTPGHVQYTRNMVTGASTADLAIVLVDARKGMVEQSRRHAFLASLLRVPHLVVAVNKMDLVDWSEEVFERIRDEFSAFATKLDVPDLTVVPISALQGDNVVTRSANMPWYEGTSLLHHLEHVHVASDRNLVDTRFPVQYVIRPQSDAFHDYRGYAGRVAAGVLRPGDEVQVLPSGLTTTIAGIDGPDGPVDAAFPPMSVTVRLSDDLDVSRGDLICRPHNAPQVTQDLDALVCWMADTPLVPRMRLAVKHTTRTVRAMVKELQYRLDVNTLHRETDAPQLGLNDIGRVRLRTTQPLFVDDYHRNRVTGRFILIDEATNATVGAGMLTPAG; via the coding sequence ATGGCCGCCCCCATCGACGTCCACTCCGCCGTCGCCGAGGCGGCTGCGGAGATCGCGCACGCCCGCAAGGACATCCTGCGCATCGCCACCGCCGGCTCGGTCGACGACGGCAAGAGCACGCTGATCGGCCGGCTGCTGTTCGACAGCAAGGCGGTGTTCGAGGACCAGTACGCCGCGATCGAGCGGGCCAGCCGCGGCGACTACGTGGACCTGGCGCTGCTCACCGACGGGCTGCGGGCCGAGCGCGAGCAGGGCATCACCATCGACGTCGCCTACCGCTACTTCAGCACGCCGCGGCGCACCTTCATCCTCGCCGACACCCCCGGGCACGTGCAGTACACCCGGAACATGGTCACCGGCGCCTCGACCGCGGACCTGGCGATCGTGTTGGTCGACGCCCGCAAGGGCATGGTCGAGCAGAGCCGCCGGCACGCCTTCCTCGCCTCGCTGCTGCGGGTGCCGCACCTGGTCGTGGCGGTCAACAAGATGGACCTCGTCGACTGGTCGGAGGAGGTCTTCGAGCGGATCCGCGACGAGTTCTCCGCCTTCGCCACCAAGCTCGACGTCCCGGACCTCACCGTGGTGCCCATCTCGGCGCTGCAGGGTGACAACGTGGTGACCCGCTCGGCGAACATGCCCTGGTACGAGGGGACCTCGCTGCTGCACCACCTCGAGCACGTGCACGTGGCCAGCGACCGCAACCTCGTCGACACCCGGTTCCCGGTGCAGTACGTGATCCGGCCGCAGTCCGACGCGTTCCACGACTACCGCGGCTACGCCGGACGGGTGGCCGCCGGCGTGCTGCGCCCCGGCGACGAGGTGCAGGTGCTGCCCAGCGGGCTGACCACGACGATCGCCGGCATCGACGGCCCGGACGGCCCGGTGGACGCCGCCTTCCCGCCGATGTCGGTGACCGTGCGGCTCAGCGACGACCTCGACGTCTCCCGTGGTGACCTGATCTGCCGGCCGCACAACGCCCCGCAGGTCACCCAGGACCTCGACGCGCTGGTCTGCTGGATGGCCGACACCCCGCTGGTGCCGCGGATGCGGCTGGCGGTCAAGCACACCACCCGCACGGTGCGCGCGATGGTCAAGGAGCTGCAGTACCGGCTGGACGTGAACACGCTGCACCGGGAGACCGACGCACCGCAGCTCGGGCTCAACGACATCGGCCGGGTGCGGCTGCGCACCACCCAGCCGCTGTTCGTCGACGACTACCACCGCAACCGGGTCACCGGCCGCTTCATCCTCATCGACGAGGCCACCAACGCCACCGTCGGCGCCGGCATGCTCACCCCCGCCGGCTGA
- a CDS encoding PaaI family thioesterase → MAIDGTTDEAELLAAVTELGTALRELVAASVTTTVGPAGLRAAAARAREVTAALAESRRGLDQLPALDDPAQFRRVFNPVSGVGSALAPPLAIRRVDGGVEAEAVLGPPYEGPPSYVHGGMSALVLDQVLSAAAHAAGLWGMTGRLELDYRRPVPLGTALLVRAAVGDSRGRRVTIAGSIALAEAPDQPLVQASGMWVTPRPAQVEAYFSAITDAAGRPSRPHRPDDTAAVVDGG, encoded by the coding sequence GTGGCGATCGACGGGACGACGGACGAGGCGGAGCTGCTGGCGGCCGTCACCGAGCTGGGCACCGCGCTGCGCGAGCTGGTCGCGGCCTCGGTGACGACGACGGTCGGCCCGGCCGGGCTGCGCGCCGCCGCGGCCCGGGCCAGGGAGGTGACCGCCGCCCTGGCGGAGTCGCGGCGCGGCCTGGACCAGCTGCCCGCGCTGGACGACCCGGCGCAGTTCCGCCGGGTGTTCAACCCGGTCAGCGGGGTGGGCAGCGCGCTGGCCCCGCCGCTGGCCATCCGGCGGGTGGACGGCGGCGTCGAGGCGGAGGCGGTCCTCGGGCCGCCCTACGAGGGGCCGCCCAGCTACGTGCACGGCGGGATGAGCGCGCTGGTGCTGGACCAGGTGCTCAGCGCGGCGGCGCACGCCGCCGGGCTGTGGGGCATGACCGGCCGACTCGAGCTGGACTACCGCCGGCCGGTGCCGCTGGGCACGGCCCTGCTGGTGCGCGCGGCGGTCGGCGACAGCCGCGGCCGGCGGGTCACCATCGCCGGCTCGATCGCGCTGGCCGAGGCGCCGGACCAGCCCCTCGTCCAGGCGAGTGGCATGTGGGTGACCCCGCGCCCCGCGCAGGTGGAGGCCTACTTCAGCGCGATCACCGACGCCGCCGGCCGGCCGTCCCGACCCCACCGGCCCGACGACACCGCGGCGGTGGTCGACGGGGGGTGA
- a CDS encoding (2Fe-2S)-binding protein has translation MQVSITVNGEQRTDEVEPRLLLCHYLREVRGLRATNVGCDSTSCGACTVIVDGLSVKSCTVLAAQTDGGQVTTLEGLSGPDGELHPVQAAFRAEHGLQCGFCTPGMVMAAVGVLADNPDPTDREVREGLEGNLCRCTGYHNIVRAVLTAAKAGPAAGQVPQAQEVEA, from the coding sequence ATGCAGGTCTCCATCACCGTCAACGGTGAGCAGCGCACCGACGAGGTCGAGCCGCGGCTGCTGCTGTGCCACTACCTGCGGGAGGTGCGCGGGCTCCGGGCGACGAACGTCGGCTGCGACTCGACGTCCTGCGGGGCGTGCACGGTCATCGTCGACGGGCTCAGCGTCAAGAGCTGCACGGTGCTCGCCGCGCAGACCGACGGCGGGCAGGTCACGACCCTCGAGGGGCTGTCCGGTCCGGACGGCGAGCTGCACCCCGTGCAGGCCGCCTTCCGGGCCGAGCACGGCCTGCAGTGCGGGTTCTGCACCCCGGGCATGGTGATGGCCGCCGTCGGGGTGCTGGCCGACAACCCCGACCCGACCGACCGCGAGGTCCGGGAGGGGCTGGAGGGCAACCTCTGCCGCTGCACCGGCTACCACAACATCGTCCGGGCGGTGCTGACCGCGGCGAAGGCCGGGCCGGCTGCCGGGCAGGTCCCGCAGGCGCAGGAGGTAGAAGCATGA
- a CDS encoding FAD binding domain-containing protein produces the protein MIPSTFDYVKVRSVDEALAALAEHGEDAKLLGGGHSLLPIMKLRLAIPTVLIDLGGITDLSYVRVDGDEVAIGAGTRLFEVERDEVVRTEVPLLSHVAGRVGDPQVRHRATVGGTVAHSDPASDVPTGLLALGGSVVVQGPGGRRAIPVTACWTGFFETDIAWDEVVVEVRVPRTGSAGWGYEKFTRRENDWAIVAAAAVDGRVALANMAGTVVRATATEEALARGASIAEAAELADQGTSPGSDMHADADYRRHLARLLTRRALESAAAA, from the coding sequence ATGATCCCGTCGACGTTCGACTACGTGAAGGTGCGGTCGGTCGACGAGGCGCTCGCCGCGCTGGCCGAGCACGGGGAGGACGCCAAGCTGCTGGGCGGCGGGCACTCGCTGCTGCCGATCATGAAGCTGCGGCTGGCCATCCCCACGGTGCTGATCGACCTCGGCGGGATCACCGACCTGTCCTACGTGCGGGTCGACGGGGACGAGGTCGCCATCGGCGCCGGCACCCGGCTGTTCGAGGTGGAGCGCGACGAGGTGGTCCGCACCGAGGTGCCGCTGCTGTCCCACGTGGCCGGCCGGGTGGGCGACCCGCAGGTGCGGCACCGGGCCACCGTCGGCGGGACGGTGGCGCACAGCGACCCCGCGTCGGACGTGCCGACGGGGCTGCTCGCGCTCGGTGGCAGCGTGGTCGTGCAGGGGCCGGGAGGACGCCGGGCCATCCCGGTGACCGCCTGCTGGACCGGCTTCTTCGAGACCGACATCGCCTGGGACGAGGTGGTCGTGGAGGTCCGGGTGCCGCGCACCGGGTCGGCCGGCTGGGGCTACGAGAAGTTCACCCGCCGGGAGAACGACTGGGCGATCGTGGCGGCGGCTGCGGTCGACGGCCGGGTCGCGCTGGCCAACATGGCCGGCACGGTGGTGCGGGCGACGGCGACCGAGGAGGCGCTGGCCCGCGGGGCGTCGATCGCCGAGGCGGCGGAGCTCGCGGACCAGGGCACGTCCCCGGGCTCGGACATGCACGCGGACGCCGACTACCGCCGGCACCTGGCCCGCCTGCTCACCCGCCGCGCCCTGGAGTCCGCCGCCGCTGCCTGA
- a CDS encoding response regulator transcription factor translates to MSATSSRAGGAQQPEARLLVVDDEPNIRELLSASLRYAGFEVAVASDGQQALAVAAEFRPDLLVLDVMMPGLDGFGVVRRLRQNGTHTPVLFLTARDAADDKVTGLTLGGDDYVTKPFSLDEVLARIRAVLRRSQGVQRATEAPRLTFADIELDEESHEVLKAGKLVSLSPTEFKLLRYLMTNAGRVLSKAQILDHVWNYDFNGEANVVESYISYLRRKVDTTEPRLLHTLRGVGYSLRLPRGS, encoded by the coding sequence GTGTCCGCCACCAGCTCGCGCGCCGGGGGCGCGCAGCAGCCCGAGGCGCGACTGCTCGTGGTCGACGACGAACCGAACATCCGGGAGCTGCTCTCGGCCAGCCTGCGCTACGCGGGCTTCGAGGTGGCCGTGGCCTCCGACGGGCAGCAGGCGCTCGCCGTCGCCGCCGAGTTCCGGCCCGACCTGCTCGTGCTCGACGTGATGATGCCCGGGCTCGACGGGTTCGGCGTCGTCCGGAGGTTGCGTCAGAACGGCACGCACACCCCGGTGCTGTTCCTCACCGCGCGCGACGCGGCCGACGACAAGGTCACCGGGCTGACCCTCGGCGGGGACGACTACGTCACCAAGCCGTTCAGCCTGGACGAGGTGCTGGCCCGCATCCGGGCGGTGCTGCGGCGCAGCCAGGGCGTGCAGCGCGCCACCGAGGCGCCGCGGCTCACCTTCGCCGACATCGAGCTGGACGAGGAGAGCCACGAGGTCCTTAAGGCCGGGAAGCTGGTCAGCCTCTCCCCCACCGAGTTCAAGCTGCTGCGCTACCTGATGACCAACGCCGGCCGGGTTCTGTCCAAGGCGCAGATCCTCGACCACGTGTGGAACTACGACTTCAACGGCGAGGCCAACGTCGTGGAGTCCTACATCTCCTACCTGCGGCGCAAGGTCGACACGACCGAGCCGAGGCTGCTGCACACGCTGCGCGGGGTGGGCTACTCCCTGCGCCTCCCCCGCGGCTCGTGA
- a CDS encoding sensor histidine kinase produces MTAQATSPPAADPGASAGELSSGPPSDTSASGRRTWGDRVPLRVTLVALLVALVTLALAATGGAATSLLRGYLAEQQEIALRTDAQYIVYKTRLAEVQCTSPSGLPYAGQGLYLACLDADGVYGELAPVGGSVPDLGNLTADEAAQKGGKTFIRRSEDGKTSWRLVVVQPDNGLTVVVGQDVGADQALLSRLIRTELAVGALVLAVMAIAGYMLVRNSLRPLREVEHTAQAIAAGDLSRRVPVADHRTEVGRLSAALNGMLGRIESSFRAQQASEEQARASETRMRRFVADASHELRTPLTSIRGFAELHRQGAVQGPEDTGRIMQRIEAEATRMGMLVEDLLQLARLDQQRPLTLGPVDLAELAGDAVHDARAVQPDRPLSLLLDPSLTDVPVVTGDEARLRQVVGNLVTNALTHTPVDARVTVRLSEDDADSVVLTVSDEGPGLAPADAERVFERFYRADSSRTRAAGGTGLGLSIVASLVAAHGGTVDLTTAPGQGATFTVRLPRSGPPIPPTAEPTPS; encoded by the coding sequence GTGACCGCACAGGCGACCAGTCCCCCGGCCGCCGACCCCGGTGCGTCGGCCGGGGAACTGAGCTCGGGCCCGCCGTCCGACACCTCCGCCTCGGGCCGGCGGACCTGGGGCGACCGGGTGCCGCTGCGGGTCACGTTGGTGGCGCTGCTGGTCGCGCTGGTCACCCTGGCGCTGGCGGCCACCGGCGGCGCCGCCACCTCACTGCTGCGCGGTTACCTCGCCGAGCAGCAAGAGATCGCACTCCGAACGGACGCGCAGTACATCGTCTACAAGACCCGGCTGGCGGAGGTCCAGTGCACCAGCCCCAGCGGCCTGCCGTACGCCGGCCAGGGCCTCTACCTGGCGTGCCTGGACGCTGACGGGGTCTACGGGGAACTGGCCCCCGTCGGCGGCTCTGTCCCCGACCTGGGCAACCTGACCGCCGACGAGGCAGCCCAGAAGGGGGGTAAGACCTTCATCCGGCGCTCGGAGGACGGCAAGACGTCCTGGCGGTTGGTCGTGGTGCAGCCTGACAACGGCCTCACCGTCGTCGTGGGCCAGGACGTCGGGGCCGACCAGGCGTTGCTCTCCCGGCTGATCCGCACCGAACTGGCGGTCGGTGCGCTGGTCCTGGCGGTGATGGCCATCGCCGGCTACATGCTGGTGCGCAACAGCCTGCGGCCGCTGCGCGAGGTCGAGCACACCGCGCAGGCGATCGCGGCCGGCGACCTGTCCCGCCGCGTCCCGGTCGCCGACCACCGGACCGAGGTCGGGCGGCTGTCGGCGGCGCTCAACGGGATGCTCGGCCGGATCGAGAGCTCCTTCCGTGCCCAGCAGGCCTCCGAGGAGCAGGCCCGCGCCTCCGAGACGCGGATGCGCCGGTTCGTCGCCGACGCCAGCCACGAGCTGCGCACCCCGCTCACCTCGATCCGCGGCTTCGCCGAACTGCACCGGCAGGGCGCGGTCCAGGGCCCGGAGGACACCGGCCGGATCATGCAGCGCATCGAGGCCGAGGCGACCCGGATGGGGATGCTGGTCGAGGACCTGCTGCAGCTGGCCCGGCTGGACCAGCAGCGCCCGCTGACCCTCGGGCCGGTGGACCTCGCCGAGCTCGCCGGGGACGCCGTCCACGACGCCCGCGCCGTCCAGCCCGACCGGCCGCTGAGCCTGCTGCTGGACCCCTCGCTGACCGACGTGCCCGTGGTGACCGGCGACGAGGCCCGGCTGCGGCAGGTGGTCGGCAACCTGGTCACCAACGCCCTCACCCACACCCCGGTCGACGCCCGGGTGACCGTGCGGCTGTCCGAGGACGACGCCGACTCCGTCGTGCTGACCGTCAGCGACGAGGGCCCCGGGCTCGCACCGGCCGACGCGGAGCGCGTGTTCGAGCGGTTCTACCGGGCCGACTCCTCGCGCACCCGCGCCGCCGGCGGGACCGGGCTGGGGTTGTCCATCGTCGCGTCGCTGGTGGCGGCGCACGGCGGCACCGTGGACCTCACCACCGCCCCCGGCCAGGGCGCGACGTTCACCGTCCGGCTGCCCCGGTCCGGTCCGCCGATCCCCCCGACCGCGGAGCCGACGCCCTCCTGA